The Pelodiscus sinensis isolate JC-2024 chromosome 6, ASM4963464v1, whole genome shotgun sequence genome has a segment encoding these proteins:
- the KGD4 gene encoding alpha-ketoglutarate dehydrogenase component 4, translated as MGSKMAAASRVVQVVKPHTPLIKFPDRSNCPKPKKQESLQSRVPPLHASAAQMSIGDRSPALQNISSISRVQGTPDTIELVRTLPQKYRRKLMSNEEMEYIQRGGPE; from the exons ATGGGCAGCAAGATGGCGGCCGCCAGCAGGGTCGTGCAG GTAGTCAAGCCACATACACCCTTAATCAAGTTCCCAGACAGAAGTAATTGTCCAAAACCTAAAA AGCAGGAATCTCTACAATCAAGGGTGCCACCGCTCCATGCTTCAGCAGCACAGATGTCTATCGGGGACAGATCACCAGCCCTTCAAAACATTTCATCCATTAGTAGAGTACAAGGCACACCAGACACAATAGAATTAGTAAGAACATTACCTCAAAAGTACAGGAGAAAGCTGATGTCAAATGAGGAGATGGAATATATTCAA CGTGGAGGTCCAGAATAA